The Taeniopygia guttata chromosome 19, bTaeGut7.mat, whole genome shotgun sequence genome window below encodes:
- the PPM1D gene encoding protein phosphatase 1D yields MEGPYALGVSVFSDQGGRKYMEDVTHIVVEPEPPPAGAHKGGAAPAGPGAAEPPAESGRRRGGTPRAAEDGAQPPGTGPGRRPRRSVAFFAVCDGHGGREAAQFARENLWGFIKKQKGFCSAKPAEVCAALRKGFIACHRAMWKKLPEWPKTMTGLPSTSGTTASVVIIRGSKMYVAHVGDSGVVLGVQDDPKDDFVRAVEVTQDHKPELPKERERIEGLGGSVINKSGVNRVVWKRPRLTHNGPVRRSTVIDQIPFLAVARALGDLWSYDFYSGEFVVSPEPDTSVHTIDPQKHKYIILGSDGLWNMIPPQDAISMCQDHEEKKYFMGEARQSCARMLVGRALGRWRQRMLRADNTSAIVICIAPLRERGRWDGDEELVLNLAEGPSYSSPDAGSLSPSRCCTPPLKLVEDDPWPRLNSAEPIPPLLHSNMLSEKYLELPNEIAKSNLPSSGGTPKDSAPQEEKCSKALALRLQESYSNGLSVSLSPSNSANSGTDQKGFKVSPTGHGKAQDAERPPPASFKRTLEESNSGPALKKPRRALARGEAAGPQRRSPARMAMRRSLRGQKKLSSSLFHPPRKAVCVC; encoded by the exons ATGGAGGGGCCGTACGCGCTCGGGGTGAGCGTGTTCTCCGACCAGGGCGGCAGGAAATACATGGAGGACGTGACCCACATCGTGGTGGAGCCCGAGCCGCCGCCGGCCGGGGCGCACAAAGGCGGAGCGGCGCCCGCAGGCCCCGGCGCCGCCGAGCCCCCGGCCGAGAGCGGGCGGCGGCGAGGGGGGACCCCGCGGGCGGCCGAGGACGGGGCGCAGCCCCCCGGCACCGGCCccgggcggcggccgcgccgctCCGTCGCCTTCTTCGCCGTGTGCGACGGGCACGGCGGGCGGGAGGCGGCCCAGTTTGCCCGGGAGAACCTGTGGGGCTTCATCAAGAAGCAGAAGGGCTTCTGCTCGGCCAAGCCGGCCGAGGTGTGCGCGGCCCTGCGCAAGGGTTTCATCGCCTGCCACCGCGCCATGTGGAAAAAGCTGC CAGAGTGGCCCAAGACCATGACAGGCCTGCCCAGCACGTCGGGGACCACGGCCAGCGTGGTGATCATCCGCGGCTCCAAGATGTACGTGGCCCACGTGGGCGACTCAGGAGTGGTGCTGGGGGTCCAGGACGACCCCAAGGATGACTTTGTGAGAGCTGTGGAGGTGACACAGGACCACAAGCCAGAACTTCCCAAAGAAAGGGAGAGAATTGAAGGCCTTGGAGGCAG CGTGATCAATAAGTCTGGTGTGAACCGTGTGGTGTGGAAGAGGCCCCGGCTGACCCACAACGGCCCCGTGCGCCGCAGCACCGTCATCGACCAGATCCCCTTCCTGGCCGTGGCCAGGGCCCTGG GTGATCTCTGGAGCTACGACTTCTACAGTGGGGAATTTGTGGTGTCCCCCGAGCCCGACACCAGCGTGCACACGATTGACCCCCAGAAGCACAAGTACATCATCCTTGGCAGTGACGGGCTCTGGAACATGATCCCACCTCAGGATGCCATCTCCATGTGCCAGGATCACGAGGAGAAGAAGTATTTCATG ggcgAGGCGCGGCAGTCCTGTGCCCGGATGCTGGTGGGTCGGGCTCTGGGCCGCTGGCGGCAGCGGATGCTGCGGGCGGACAACACGAGCGCCATCGTCATCTGCATCGCGCCCCTGCGCGAGCGCGGCCGCTGGGACGGCGACGAGGAGCTGGTGCTGAACCTGGCCGAGGGGCCCAGCTACAGCAGCCCCGATGCCGGCAGCCTCTCCCCCTCCCGCTGCTGCACGCCCCCCCTCAAG cTTGTAGAAGATGACCCCTGGCCACGACTGAACTCTGCTGAGCCCATTCCTCCCCTCCTGCACAGCAACATGCTCTCAGAAAAATACCTGGAGCTGCCAAACGAGATTGCCAAAAGCAATTTACCTTCCTCGGGAGGAACCCCGAAGGATTCAGCCCCCCAGGAGGAGAAGTGCAGCAAAGCCCTGGCTTTGAGGCTACAGGAATCCTACAGCAATGGTTTGTCGGTCAGCCTCTCCCCTTCCAACTCGGCCAACTCAGGCACGGACCAAAAAGGCTTCAAGGTGTCCCCTACCGGGCACGGCAAGGCGCAGGACGCGGAGAGGCCGCCCCCGGCCAGCTTTAAGCGGACACTGGAGGAGTCCAACTCGGGCCCGGCGCTGAAGAAGCCGCGGCGGGCGCTGGCGCGGGGCGAGGCCGCCGGGCCGCAGCGCAGGAGCCCGGCCCGGATGGCCATGCGGCGCAGCCTCCGCGGGCAGAAgaagctcagcagctccctgttCCACCCGCCCCGCAAAGCCGTGTGCGTCTGCTGA